The Paenibacillus sp. YPG26 genome includes a window with the following:
- a CDS encoding YitT family protein: MSTNHIVRVSRTILPILLGTAIYAFGLLYFIIPNKLMEGGVTGITILLKYAFAISPSLSTLILNIPLFLLGWKVLGSRQIVYTGIGIGSLTFFLWLFELMIRKGWIVPFATQHDYILASLYAGVTLGTGLGLVFRFGGTTGGSDIIARICNRKYGWSMGQVILALDVIIIGISLLYIRKEQILYTLVAVFIASKVIDFIQEGAYSAKAFTIISDHAPEIADLITRDMDRGVTLIPAVGAYSKQAKHMAYCVVARQEIRRLTQIAKSVDPRAFIIINDVHDVHGEGFRED, translated from the coding sequence ATGTCTACCAACCATATAGTCCGTGTATCAAGAACTATTTTGCCTATACTGCTCGGTACAGCCATTTATGCTTTTGGTCTGCTCTACTTCATTATTCCCAACAAGCTTATGGAAGGTGGAGTTACCGGGATCACGATTCTCCTGAAATATGCATTCGCTATATCTCCATCACTTTCAACATTAATCCTGAATATCCCGCTATTCCTGTTAGGCTGGAAGGTATTGGGGAGCCGGCAGATTGTATATACCGGAATAGGGATAGGCTCCCTGACGTTTTTTCTGTGGTTATTCGAGCTTATGATCAGAAAAGGCTGGATTGTCCCTTTTGCCACGCAGCATGATTACATACTCGCTTCACTTTATGCCGGGGTGACCCTCGGAACGGGTCTTGGCCTAGTCTTCCGCTTTGGGGGTACCACTGGCGGATCTGACATCATTGCCCGGATCTGCAACCGGAAATACGGCTGGAGCATGGGGCAGGTTATTTTGGCTCTGGACGTAATTATTATTGGGATCTCCCTGCTCTATATTAGAAAAGAACAGATTCTGTACACCTTGGTAGCCGTCTTCATAGCGTCCAAAGTCATTGATTTTATTCAGGAAGGGGCCTATTCAGCGAAAGCATTCACCATAATCAGTGACCATGCACCTGAGATCGCCGACTTGATTACAAGAGACATGGACCGGGGGGTTACACTGATTCCAGCAGTAGGAGCCTACTCCAAGCAGGCGAAGCACATGGCCTACTGTGTGGTTGCAAGGCAAGAAATACGCAGATTGACCCAAATTGCCAAATCCGTAGATCCAAGAGCGTTCATCATTATTAACGATGTCCATGATGTTCATGGCGAGGGATTTAGAGAGGATTAG
- a CDS encoding nucleotide pyrophosphohydrolase: MAEKSLAELQREVDKYISQFKEGYFSPLALMARMSEEVGELAREVNHTYGEKPKKATEADNSIELELGDILFITICFANSLGINLTEAHDKIMHKFNTRDADRWTRIDTE; this comes from the coding sequence ATGGCCGAAAAATCACTCGCAGAACTTCAGCGTGAGGTTGACAAGTACATATCCCAGTTCAAAGAAGGTTATTTCAGCCCGCTTGCACTTATGGCAAGAATGAGCGAAGAAGTTGGCGAACTGGCAAGGGAAGTGAACCACACTTATGGTGAGAAGCCTAAGAAGGCAACAGAAGCTGACAACTCTATTGAGCTGGAGCTCGGCGATATTTTGTTTATTACGATCTGTTTTGCAAATTCCTTGGGGATCAACCTGACCGAAGCGCACGACAAGATCATGCATAAGTTCAATACCAGGGATGCGGACCGCTGGACCCGGATAGACACCGAATAG
- the dapB gene encoding 4-hydroxy-tetrahydrodipicolinate reductase produces MTTKIRVAVAGAAGRMGKEVVKMVLEDAELELAAAINRSGEGMDAGTLVGLPACGIQIQSDLELALIESKAQVLVDFTTPQFAYTNTELAIRLGVCPVVGTTGFTPEQIEDLDKQCKSKGIGGLIAPNFSIGAILMMKFAAQAAKHFPNLEIIEYHGDQKLDAPSGTAVKTAELISQNREELRQGNPNEEETIEGSRGGYYNGFRIHSVRLPGVFAQQEVIFGGFGQTLKIRHDSYERAGYMPGVSLAVKKVVGYQGLIYGFEHFID; encoded by the coding sequence ATGACAACGAAGATCAGAGTGGCCGTAGCTGGAGCTGCAGGCCGAATGGGGAAAGAAGTCGTTAAAATGGTACTGGAGGATGCCGAGCTTGAGCTTGCGGCCGCCATCAACCGGTCAGGGGAAGGGATGGACGCGGGCACCTTGGTCGGCCTGCCGGCCTGTGGAATCCAGATTCAATCGGATCTGGAGCTGGCTTTGATTGAGAGCAAAGCCCAAGTGCTGGTGGACTTCACGACACCCCAATTCGCATACACGAATACAGAGCTTGCGATTCGGCTTGGTGTGTGTCCGGTGGTAGGCACCACGGGCTTCACTCCGGAACAAATTGAGGATCTGGACAAGCAGTGCAAGAGTAAAGGGATTGGAGGCCTCATTGCCCCCAACTTCTCGATCGGCGCGATTCTTATGATGAAGTTTGCCGCACAGGCTGCCAAGCATTTTCCGAACCTGGAAATTATCGAGTATCACGGGGATCAGAAGCTGGATGCTCCATCGGGTACAGCGGTGAAGACGGCAGAGTTAATCTCCCAGAATCGCGAAGAACTTCGTCAAGGCAACCCGAACGAAGAGGAGACCATTGAAGGCTCTCGGGGCGGATACTATAACGGCTTCCGCATTCACAGTGTGCGGCTTCCGGGAGTGTTCGCCCAGCAGGAGGTCATTTTTGGCGGTTTTGGCCAGACGCTCAAGATTCGGCATGATTCCTATGAGCGGGCGGGTTATATGCCTGGTGTGAGCTTGGCTGTGAAGAAGGTTGTGGGGTATCAAGGATTAATTTACGGATTTGAACACTTTATAGACTAA
- the mgsA gene encoding methylglyoxal synthase — protein sequence MLNIAFIAHDRKKEEIVNFAIAYEHVFEGNNLYSTGTTGQRIMDNTKLSIHRFLSGPLGGDQQIGALIAQNQMDLVIFLRDPLMAQPHEPDITALLRLCDVHGIPVATNVASAEILVRALDRGDLSWRELVELHRPRLNT from the coding sequence ATGTTAAATATTGCGTTTATCGCCCATGACCGGAAGAAAGAGGAAATTGTCAACTTCGCTATTGCCTATGAGCACGTATTCGAGGGTAACAATCTATATTCAACCGGAACCACGGGACAGCGAATTATGGATAACACCAAACTGAGCATACACCGGTTCTTGTCTGGACCGCTTGGTGGAGACCAGCAGATTGGAGCCCTTATTGCCCAGAATCAAATGGACCTGGTCATCTTCCTGCGCGATCCTCTCATGGCTCAGCCGCATGAGCCAGATATTACGGCACTTCTCCGCTTATGCGATGTGCATGGTATACCTGTTGCCACTAACGTAGCCTCAGCTGAAATCCTGGTCAGAGCACTGGACAGGGGAGACCTTAGCTGGCGGGAGCTGGTTGAACTCCATCGTCCAAGGTTAAATACATGA
- the bshB1 gene encoding bacillithiol biosynthesis deacetylase BshB1, producing MSDKLDILIFGAHADDAEIGMAGTIAKHVEAGLKVGICDLTQAEMSSNGTVQLRLQEAEAASKVLGLTLRTNLELPDRGLFITAEHVAAVTSVIREYGPRVVFAPYWDDRHPDHVQCSKLVEEAVFNAKLRKFMPDKPPVLVDELYFYFINDWRTPDLIVDITPHYETKERSLRCYESQFTPGIDGVATPLTQGYVERVKARDALLGQRRLIPYAEGFAVKTPYKVQLF from the coding sequence ATGAGCGATAAGCTGGACATCCTGATCTTTGGAGCCCACGCGGATGACGCCGAGATAGGGATGGCGGGCACGATTGCCAAGCATGTTGAAGCGGGCCTGAAGGTCGGTATATGTGATCTTACCCAGGCGGAGATGTCCTCCAATGGCACCGTGCAGCTTCGCTTGCAGGAAGCTGAAGCAGCTTCTAAGGTATTAGGACTGACTCTGCGCACCAATCTGGAATTGCCGGATCGAGGATTGTTCATTACGGCTGAACATGTTGCCGCAGTGACTTCTGTCATTCGTGAGTACGGACCAAGGGTTGTCTTCGCTCCATACTGGGACGATCGTCACCCGGATCATGTGCAGTGCAGCAAGCTTGTGGAAGAGGCCGTATTTAACGCCAAGTTGCGCAAATTCATGCCGGACAAGCCGCCTGTATTGGTGGACGAGCTGTATTTCTATTTCATCAATGACTGGAGAACCCCGGATCTGATCGTGGATATCACGCCGCATTACGAGACCAAGGAACGCTCCCTTCGCTGCTATGAATCCCAGTTCACACCTGGTATAGACGGAGTTGCCACCCCGCTTACACAAGGTTATGTGGAACGGGTCAAGGCGCGGGACGCTCTGCTGGGGCAGCGCCGGCTCATTCCTTATGCTGAAGGCTTTGCTGTCAAGACGCCTTACAAAGTTCAACTGTTCTAA
- the bshA gene encoding N-acetyl-alpha-D-glucosaminyl L-malate synthase BshA, whose product MSQPLKIGITCYPTLGGSGVVATELGKLLAEKGHEVHFISHSVPFRLGAFQKNIFYHEVEVNDYYVFRYPPYDLSLATKMAHVAKREKLDILHVHYAVPHAVCAFLAKQMVGDELKVVTTLHGTDITVLAQDESLKDLIRLAINESDAVTSVSEDLMRETREVLEISRDIDLTYNFVDKRIYYPREIDSLRSDFAAPNEKILMHISNFRPVKRVSDVVDIFSMVSKEVPARMLFVGEGPELPKIQCKIKQLGLEDRVHFLGKQDQIAQVISMADVLLLPSEKESFGLVALEAMACGVPTIGSEAGGIPELVSHGQTGFLAPIGDTRTMADYCIKLLTDSKLAEQVAEACLVRARDEFSSARITEEYEQIYYRVLGRKAPKLNSVCS is encoded by the coding sequence ATGAGCCAACCTTTAAAAATCGGCATCACCTGCTATCCCACACTTGGTGGATCAGGGGTTGTAGCGACTGAGCTGGGTAAGCTGCTCGCCGAGAAGGGACACGAAGTGCATTTCATTTCACATAGTGTTCCTTTCCGGTTAGGAGCTTTTCAGAAAAATATATTTTATCATGAAGTTGAAGTGAACGATTATTATGTGTTCCGTTATCCCCCGTATGACTTATCTCTGGCTACGAAGATGGCTCATGTAGCCAAGCGCGAGAAGCTGGACATCCTTCATGTGCACTATGCTGTGCCACATGCGGTGTGTGCCTTTCTGGCCAAGCAAATGGTAGGGGACGAGCTTAAGGTTGTGACCACGCTTCACGGGACTGATATTACGGTACTAGCGCAGGATGAGTCTCTGAAGGATTTGATACGTCTTGCGATTAATGAAAGTGACGCTGTGACTTCCGTCTCTGAGGATCTGATGAGAGAGACCCGGGAAGTGCTCGAGATCTCGAGGGACATTGATTTAACCTATAACTTTGTCGATAAACGGATATATTATCCGCGTGAAATAGATTCATTAAGAAGTGATTTTGCGGCTCCGAACGAGAAGATTCTTATGCATATCTCTAACTTCAGACCTGTCAAAAGGGTTAGTGATGTGGTTGATATTTTCTCAATGGTCAGCAAGGAGGTCCCGGCCCGCATGCTGTTTGTGGGTGAAGGACCAGAGCTGCCGAAGATTCAGTGCAAGATTAAGCAGCTGGGTCTTGAGGACCGTGTTCATTTTCTGGGTAAGCAGGATCAGATCGCCCAGGTCATATCCATGGCAGATGTTCTGCTGCTGCCTTCCGAGAAGGAAAGCTTTGGTCTTGTTGCCCTGGAAGCTATGGCTTGCGGGGTGCCAACAATCGGCTCAGAAGCTGGAGGTATTCCTGAACTGGTATCTCACGGCCAGACCGGATTCCTGGCTCCAATTGGAGATACCCGTACCATGGCGGACTACTGCATCAAGCTATTAACGGATAGCAAGCTCGCCGAGCAGGTTGCCGAAGCCTGCCTTGTACGGGCGAGAGACGAATTCAGCAGTGCACGGATAACCGAAGAATATGAGCAGATTTATTACCGGGTACTCGGACGCAAGGCTCCAAAGCTCAACTCGGTATGCAGTTAA
- a CDS encoding CCA tRNA nucleotidyltransferase, translating to MKQWSQVDARVVSAGEEVLRRLEDAGHKAYWVGGCVRDEVMGRPVHDMDIATSARPEMVIQLFERCIPTGLQHGTVTVLINKQAFEVTTFRKETEYEDHRRPAAVEFVDAVLEDLKRRDFTMNAMAMDIDGNLIDPFCGREDIKAGVIRCVGEADERFEEDALRMVRAIRFASVFGFTPTLSTWRAVIRNRDKMDYIAIERIRAEFEKILYGPDPLRGLELLSRSQLLENSKLPTVQVQTQPDMLRKLPLLPAVPADLRLSLLVQGLGIETESIPGLLKKWTFPNRDAEGTVSLIRFDQEWMEQLRARNSRSAEEIEKSLRPHWVVLELAYGQGTAGLWISRMQTLLESTNRTDHLLPINREQLKILEDWHTAIPVHHVRELKVKGNEVLEESGRPGGPWLGSLMKQLLYSVAAGDVPNTKEDLLNEVKRMVNLSEA from the coding sequence GTGAAACAGTGGAGTCAGGTTGACGCGCGAGTGGTGTCTGCGGGTGAAGAGGTGCTGAGACGCCTAGAAGACGCCGGCCATAAAGCATACTGGGTTGGCGGCTGTGTACGGGATGAGGTTATGGGAAGACCGGTGCATGATATGGACATTGCAACTTCTGCCAGACCTGAGATGGTTATTCAGCTGTTCGAACGCTGTATTCCTACCGGGCTTCAGCATGGAACGGTAACGGTGCTTATTAATAAGCAAGCTTTCGAGGTTACCACATTTCGTAAAGAGACTGAATACGAGGATCACAGGCGTCCAGCTGCGGTTGAATTTGTGGATGCGGTTCTTGAAGACCTGAAAAGGCGGGATTTCACGATGAACGCCATGGCCATGGATATCGATGGCAATCTGATTGATCCTTTCTGTGGCAGAGAAGATATCAAGGCTGGTGTAATCCGGTGTGTCGGCGAGGCGGACGAGAGATTTGAGGAAGACGCTCTGCGGATGGTCCGGGCTATCCGGTTCGCATCGGTGTTCGGATTCACACCCACGCTTAGCACATGGCGAGCCGTAATCCGTAACCGGGACAAGATGGATTATATCGCTATAGAGCGGATCCGCGCCGAGTTCGAGAAGATTCTGTACGGCCCTGACCCTCTGCGGGGACTGGAACTGTTAAGCCGAAGCCAGCTGCTTGAGAATTCCAAGCTTCCAACAGTACAAGTTCAGACTCAGCCTGACATGCTGAGGAAGCTTCCTCTGCTTCCCGCCGTACCTGCAGACCTTCGCTTGTCCCTGCTTGTTCAGGGGCTCGGGATTGAGACCGAATCTATTCCCGGCCTGTTGAAGAAATGGACCTTCCCCAACCGTGATGCCGAAGGTACGGTTAGTCTGATCCGGTTCGATCAGGAATGGATGGAGCAACTACGTGCCAGAAACAGTAGGTCGGCAGAAGAAATTGAGAAGTCGCTCCGTCCTCACTGGGTTGTATTGGAGCTGGCTTATGGCCAAGGTACGGCCGGTCTCTGGATTTCAAGAATGCAGACCCTATTGGAATCCACCAATAGGACTGATCATCTTCTACCCATCAACCGGGAGCAGCTTAAGATTCTGGAAGACTGGCATACAGCTATTCCTGTTCATCATGTTCGTGAGCTCAAGGTCAAAGGCAACGAGGTGCTTGAGGAGTCTGGACGGCCCGGGGGACCCTGGCTGGGGAGCTTGATGAAGCAGTTGCTTTATTCGGTTGCGGCGGGAGATGTCCCGAATACCAAGGAAGATTTGCTTAATGAAGTGAAACGGATGGTGAATCTGAGTGAAGCCTAA
- a CDS encoding biotin--[acetyl-CoA-carboxylase] ligase — translation MLLQNPGEYISGEEISKRLSISRTAVWKQINKLREAGYEFDAVSRRGYRLIQKPARMDPISLMSAMNSSTFGKQLKILEVTTSTQEEVRRLAEEGAPEGTLVIAEEQTGGRGRLGRKFFSPPGKGIWMSLLLRPDRPLSCAPQLTLLFAVAVCRAIKAATGVESGIKWPNDLLVQGRKISGILLESVAEDDRIRYCIAGIGINANMTIEDYPEELRSIVTSLQLESGKPVNRPAVIGAVMSELEQLYRLYLEEGFTPIAHLWEALSVTINKVVTVHTSRGLVSGYAVGIDGNGALILEKAGERFTVFSGDVQLGG, via the coding sequence ATGCTGCTGCAGAATCCAGGAGAATATATATCCGGTGAAGAAATTAGCAAGCGGTTGTCCATCAGCCGCACTGCGGTGTGGAAGCAGATTAACAAGCTGCGCGAGGCGGGTTATGAATTTGACGCGGTCTCCCGCAGGGGATACCGATTAATACAGAAGCCGGCAAGAATGGATCCCATCAGCCTGATGAGTGCGATGAATTCTTCTACCTTCGGTAAGCAATTGAAGATCTTGGAGGTTACGACGTCTACCCAGGAGGAAGTTAGGCGGCTTGCTGAAGAGGGCGCTCCTGAAGGGACGCTGGTGATTGCAGAGGAACAGACTGGAGGGCGCGGACGCTTGGGCCGTAAGTTCTTCTCTCCTCCTGGCAAGGGAATCTGGATGAGCCTGCTCTTAAGACCTGATCGACCCTTATCCTGCGCACCTCAGTTAACCTTGCTATTTGCCGTTGCCGTATGCAGGGCCATCAAAGCTGCAACCGGCGTTGAGAGCGGAATTAAGTGGCCGAACGATCTGCTTGTACAAGGCCGCAAAATCAGCGGGATTCTTCTGGAGTCGGTTGCAGAAGATGATCGGATTCGTTACTGCATTGCCGGGATCGGGATAAATGCGAACATGACGATAGAAGATTATCCAGAGGAATTGCGAAGCATCGTAACTTCGCTGCAGCTGGAGAGCGGGAAGCCTGTTAACCGGCCAGCCGTAATCGGAGCGGTAATGTCGGAGCTCGAACAGCTGTATCGGCTGTATCTGGAGGAGGGATTCACCCCGATCGCTCACTTGTGGGAAGCCCTGTCTGTTACAATTAACAAGGTGGTTACCGTGCATACTTCCAGAGGGCTGGTGTCCGGATATGCTGTAGGCATCGATGGGAATGGAGCCTTGATCCTGGAAAAAGCAGGCGAAAGGTTCACAGTATTCTCAGGAGATGTGCAACTTGGCGGTTGA
- the panB gene encoding 3-methyl-2-oxobutanoate hydroxymethyltransferase → MLNIVKIKKMKQDGEKLTMITAYDYPSARLAEEAGVDMLLVGDSLGNVVLGYDSTVPVTIDDMVYHSRAVRRGAEQTFIVTDMPFMTYHGGLDETLKNVRRIMQEGHAHAVKMEGGVEICLAVESTVKSGVPVLGHIGLTPQSVNQIGGYRIQGKDDKDARRLLEDAKALERAGAFGVVLELVTEEVAAEISRQLSIPTIGIGAGRACDGQVLVYHDVLKYDSDYREKRFVKTFADIGNEIRSGIREYVREVKSGQFPGKEHVFHAEENVVDALYGKGKVDTRS, encoded by the coding sequence GTGCTAAATATTGTAAAGATTAAAAAAATGAAACAGGACGGCGAAAAACTGACCATGATTACCGCCTATGACTACCCTTCTGCGAGATTGGCAGAGGAAGCTGGTGTGGATATGCTGCTTGTTGGTGATTCACTTGGCAATGTTGTATTGGGATACGATTCCACGGTTCCTGTAACTATTGATGATATGGTGTATCATTCCCGGGCGGTTAGACGCGGGGCTGAGCAGACTTTTATTGTGACAGATATGCCCTTTATGACTTATCATGGCGGCCTTGACGAGACGCTTAAGAATGTTAGAAGAATTATGCAGGAGGGTCACGCCCACGCTGTCAAAATGGAAGGTGGAGTTGAGATCTGCCTGGCTGTCGAGAGCACTGTGAAATCCGGTGTGCCAGTTCTTGGACATATCGGCCTCACTCCACAGTCGGTGAACCAAATTGGAGGCTATCGCATTCAGGGTAAGGACGACAAGGATGCGCGGCGGCTGCTCGAAGATGCCAAGGCGCTGGAGAGAGCTGGGGCCTTCGGTGTCGTTCTCGAGCTGGTGACCGAAGAAGTAGCCGCGGAAATTTCCAGACAGCTCTCCATTCCGACCATCGGCATCGGGGCGGGCAGGGCATGTGATGGCCAAGTGCTTGTGTATCATGATGTACTGAAATACGATTCGGATTACCGGGAGAAGCGGTTCGTCAAGACCTTCGCGGATATCGGGAATGAAATTCGAAGCGGCATTCGCGAGTATGTGCGGGAAGTCAAATCAGGTCAGTTCCCGGGGAAAGAGCATGTGTTCCACGCTGAGGAGAACGTGGTTGATGCATTGTACGGCAAAGGAAAGGTGGACACCCGGTCATGA
- the panC gene encoding pantoate--beta-alanine ligase, translated as MIVIDKVTDLRQYVKQQRLSAVKTAGRELSVGFVPTMGFLHDGHASLLKQAREQNDLVVLSIFVNPIQFGPNEDLDRYPRDEQRDLALAAREGVDVVFLPSVQEMYPQPTKTKIAVSELTEELCGASRPGHFDGVTTVVGKLFHMVAPDTAYFGLKDAQQVAVIRQMVDDLNFDIKIVPCPIVRESDGLALSSRNVYLSEEEREQALILSRSLREAEDWIKSNPAVTTDEIRESLIRNIKSQPLAVIDYVDILAFPSLTPVHTDAAINDLDVEILIALAVKFGTTRLIDNILLTTKGVATHV; from the coding sequence ATGATCGTTATAGATAAAGTAACAGATCTAAGGCAGTATGTGAAACAGCAGCGGCTCAGCGCCGTCAAGACAGCCGGACGAGAGCTGTCCGTAGGCTTTGTGCCTACGATGGGCTTTCTTCACGATGGTCATGCCAGCCTGCTGAAGCAGGCAAGGGAACAGAATGACCTTGTGGTTTTGAGCATTTTTGTGAACCCCATTCAGTTCGGTCCGAATGAAGATCTGGATCGCTATCCCCGCGATGAGCAGCGGGATCTCGCTTTGGCAGCTCGGGAAGGCGTAGATGTTGTCTTTCTGCCAAGCGTGCAGGAGATGTACCCTCAGCCTACGAAGACGAAGATCGCTGTGTCCGAGCTTACTGAAGAGCTGTGCGGTGCTTCGCGTCCCGGCCATTTCGACGGGGTAACCACAGTGGTGGGTAAGCTGTTTCATATGGTCGCACCCGATACAGCATATTTCGGGCTCAAGGATGCCCAGCAGGTGGCGGTCATTCGTCAAATGGTGGATGATTTGAACTTTGATATTAAGATCGTTCCCTGCCCCATAGTCCGTGAGTCAGATGGACTGGCGCTGAGCTCGCGGAATGTATATTTAAGCGAAGAAGAGCGGGAGCAGGCACTTATCCTGTCCAGATCTCTCCGTGAAGCAGAAGACTGGATTAAAAGCAATCCGGCAGTAACCACTGACGAAATTCGTGAAAGTCTGATTCGTAATATTAAGTCTCAGCCCTTGGCTGTCATTGATTATGTCGATATATTAGCTTTTCCGTCACTTACTCCAGTCCATACAGATGCCGCAATAAATGATCTGGATGTAGAAATCTTAATCGCCCTGGCGGTTAAATTCGGAACAACTCGCCTGATTGATAATATTCTTCTTACTACCAAAGGAGTGGCAACCCATGTATAG
- the panD gene encoding aspartate 1-decarboxylase — MYRTMMKSKIHRATVTEANLNYVGSITIDENLMERADLLENEKVQIVNNNNGARLETYVIPGPRGSGVICLNGAAARLVQPGDTVIIISYAQMSQEEVRDHKPTVLFVDGNNRPVETASYEVHATVR; from the coding sequence ATGTATAGAACCATGATGAAATCCAAAATTCACCGCGCAACCGTAACGGAGGCGAACCTTAACTACGTGGGCAGCATTACCATCGATGAGAACCTTATGGAGCGCGCCGACCTGCTTGAGAATGAGAAAGTACAAATTGTAAACAATAATAACGGTGCCCGTCTCGAGACGTATGTCATCCCTGGACCACGCGGGAGCGGGGTAATCTGTCTTAATGGAGCGGCAGCAAGACTGGTTCAGCCGGGAGATACAGTCATTATCATTTCCTATGCCCAGATGTCCCAGGAGGAAGTTCGTGATCATAAGCCTACAGTCCTGTTCGTGGACGGAAATAACCGCCCAGTTGAGACCGCGAGCTACGAGGTGCATGCGACAGTCCGTTAA